Proteins from a genomic interval of Herpetosiphonaceae bacterium:
- a CDS encoding serine protease → MKHLVRPAWLVQFRRTLGIIAFLMALIGFPFHAAAQPPDPSSNHPTPPSSDRPGTEIVGGTEAVPGAWPWTAELRLNGGHWCGGSLIAPRWIVTAAHCVYGKSAIQFTVVLGEHDLNAEEGTEQRFSVSQIKIHPNYNDSTKSSDIALLNLSSDAVYTSRVQPVTLLQSPFDNPRFAPGVVATVVGWGRTSEGGASASRLLQVSVPIVSNSTCNQSQSYNGRVDSTMLCAGYSAGGKDSCQGDSGGPLVVPYGSTWGLAGIVSWGDGCARAYKYGVYTRFGIFTDWVQREAGIPTPPPTAWLSCEGTGFGGLYTCSGMGSEGLQPYTPYWQLNSGSWTASSSGSGPFSYSVRCYSSCTVRFKVVDSLGRTSTNIASAYVGP, encoded by the coding sequence CGCTCATCGGCTTCCCCTTCCACGCGGCAGCGCAGCCGCCTGATCCATCGAGCAATCACCCCACGCCACCTTCCAGCGACAGGCCAGGTACCGAAATCGTCGGTGGAACCGAGGCCGTGCCTGGCGCGTGGCCGTGGACTGCCGAGCTTCGGCTCAATGGCGGGCATTGGTGTGGCGGCTCACTCATCGCGCCCCGCTGGATTGTGACGGCGGCACACTGTGTGTATGGGAAGTCGGCCATCCAGTTTACCGTGGTCCTGGGTGAGCACGACCTGAACGCCGAGGAGGGCACCGAGCAACGATTTTCGGTGAGCCAGATCAAGATTCATCCCAACTATAACGACTCGACGAAGAGCAGCGATATTGCGCTGCTCAACCTCTCAAGCGATGCGGTCTACACCAGCCGGGTACAGCCCGTGACGCTGCTCCAGTCGCCCTTCGACAATCCGCGCTTTGCGCCCGGTGTGGTAGCCACAGTCGTCGGCTGGGGGAGGACCTCGGAAGGCGGCGCATCGGCATCCCGATTGCTTCAGGTCAGCGTCCCGATTGTCTCCAACTCGACCTGTAATCAATCACAGTCGTACAACGGTCGCGTGGATAGCACGATGCTCTGTGCCGGCTACAGCGCAGGCGGGAAAGATTCCTGCCAGGGTGACAGCGGCGGCCCGCTGGTCGTTCCGTACGGCTCGACATGGGGATTGGCCGGAATTGTGAGCTGGGGCGATGGCTGCGCGCGCGCCTATAAGTATGGCGTATACACGCGGTTCGGTATCTTTACCGACTGGGTGCAGCGTGAGGCTGGCATTCCAACGCCTCCGCCAACTGCCTGGCTCTCATGCGAGGGAACCGGTTTCGGCGGGCTCTACACGTGCAGCGGTATGGGCAGCGAAGGCTTGCAGCCGTACACGCCCTACTGGCAGCTCAACAGTGGAAGCTGGACGGCCTCTTCGTCCGGTTCCGGGCCGTTCAGCTACAGCGTGCGGTGTTATTCCTCGTGTACCGTGAGGTTTAAAGTCGTCGATAGTCTCGGCAGAACCTCGACGAATATTGCCTCTGCGTATGTAGGCCCCTAG